One part of the Lycorma delicatula isolate Av1 chromosome 7, ASM4794821v1, whole genome shotgun sequence genome encodes these proteins:
- the LOC142328049 gene encoding deoxynucleotidyltransferase terminal-interacting protein 2 has product MPKNIKDFTLDDVYVDMEGTSVSEIKRNPLFSAVADKVLEKSIMHAGFETLERVPCCSESLIQQKMEKKKEKSKTKGPDWFNMKTPAMTTEIQNDLRVLHMRSVLDPKHFYKKNDIKGLPKYFQVGKYVDSPVDFYSSRLPRNERRKTIVEELMADAQFQQYNKRKHKELIQKYKRTHAKAYRHSKRLKKGKKR; this is encoded by the exons ATgcctaaaaatattaaagatttcacTCTAGATGATGTTTACGTTGATATGGAAGGAACCAGTGTTTCAGAAATAAAACGTAACCCTTTGTTTTCAGCAGTTGCGgataaagttttagaaaaaagcATAATGCACGCAGGATTTGAAACCCTCGAACGTGTTCCATGTTGTTCAGAAagtttaatacaacaaaaaatggagaaaaaa aaagaaaaatcaaaaacaaaaggtCCTGATTGGTTCAATATGAAGACACCTGCTATGACAACTGAAATTCAAAATGATCTTAGAGTATTACACATGAGATCTGTTTTGGATCCAAagcatttttataagaaaaatgatatCAAAGGATTGCCCAAATACTTTCAA GTTGGAAAATATGTTGACTCACCAGTAGATTTCTACAGTAGTCGCCTACCAAGGAATGAACGAAGAAAGACAATAGTAGAAGAACTGATGGCTGATGCAcaatttcaacaatataataaaagaaaacataaggaacttattcaaaaatataaaagaacacaTGCAAAAGCTTATCGACAttcaaaaagattaaagaaagggaaaaaacgataa